AGCTAGAAGAGTTAGAGAGGCTAATATTTATACAGAAGTTTTACCTTTTGATACTAATATTGAAAAGATTAAGGATTACCCATTATTAAAGGGGATTATTCTTTCTGGTGGACCATCAAGTGTATATTTACAAAATGCTTATAAGATTGATGCAGCAATTTTAAATTTAGACATTGCAATTCTTGGCGTATGTTATGGTATGCAATTACTAACTCAATATTTTGATGGTTCTGTTGAATTAGCCGATCAGCAAGAATTTGGTAAAGCAACTATTACTATTGATGATGAAACTAATCTTTTATTTAATAATGTAGATAAAAATTCACAAGTTTGAATGAGTCATGCTGATCATGTAGTTAAATTACCTAATGATTTCAAACAAATTGCTCACTCTGATGCAAGTGTTGCTGCTATTGCTCATAACTCAAAGCCTATTTATGGAATTCAATTTCATGCAGAAGTAACGCATTCTTTACAGGGAAAAACAATGCTAGAAAACTTTTTATTTAACATAGCAAAATGTTCTAAAGATTGAAATCTTGATGATTTTATTGAACAACAAATAAAACTAATAAGAGAAACAGTTAAAGATAAAAATGTTATTTTAGGTTTAAGTGGTGGAGTTGATTCTTCAGTTGCAGCTGCTATTATTGGAAAAGCCATTGGCAAACAATTAACTTGTATATTTGTTGATACAGGTTTATTAAGAAAAGATGAAGCTGTTGAAGTTATGAAAGCATATAAAACTAACTTTGATATAAATATTAAATTAGTCGATGCTAGTGATCTTTTCTTTTCTGAATTAAAAGGTCTAAAAGAACCTGAGGCTAAACGTAAAGCAATAGGTAAATCTTTTATTGATGTATTTACAAATGCAGCTAGAGAATTTAAAGATGCTGACTTTTTAGCTCAAGGAACAATTTACCCTGATGTCATTGAATCTTCTTCTCATGGAGCAAGTTCAAAAACTATTAAATCACATCATAATGTTGGTGGATTACCTGAAGATTTAAAATTCGAATTAATTGAACCTTTAAGAAATCTCTTTAAAGATGAAGTTAGAAAAGTAGGATTTAAATTAGGTTTGCCTGAAGAAATGGTTAATCGTCATCCTTTTCCAGGACCTGGTTTAGGAATTAGAGTTATTGAAGAGGTAACTAAAGAAAAAGTAGCAATACTAAAAGAAGTTGATGCGATATTTATTAAAAAACTAAGAGAATGAAATTTATATAATTCTGTTTCTCAAGCTTTTGTTACTTTATTACCTGTTAAAACAGTTGGAGTAATGGGTGATAATCGTACTTATGATTATGTAGTTGCTTTAAGAAGTGTTAATACAATTGATTTCATGACCGCAACAAGTACACATCTTCCTTGAGAATTTTTAGATGAAGTAGTTAATGAAATAATTAATAAAGTTGACAATGTAAACCGTGTTGTTTATGATGTAACATCTAAACCTCCTGGAACAATAGAATGAGAGTAAAATATGAATAAAGATTTAAATGGAAAAATAATTAGTAATGCTATAACTTTTGATGATGTTTTATTAGTACCTAATTATTCAGAAGTGTTACCACATGAAGTTTGTTTAAAAACTAAATTAACAAAAAATATTGAATTGAATATCCCAATCATTTCAGCAGCAATGGATACTGTAACTGAATCAGAACTTGCAATAGCTATTGCAAGTATTGGTGGAATTGGAATTGTTCACAAAAACTTAACAATAGAACAACAAGCAAATGAAATTAAAATTGTTAAAGGTGTAAAACCTTCTAAAGAATTTATTAATGCTTGTGTTGATCAAAAAGGTTGTTTAAGAGTTGGCGGGGCTGTTGGAGTTAATGATGAAACTTTAGTTCGTGTTGATGCTTTAGTAAAAGCAGGAATTGATGTTTTAGTTGTTGATTCAGCACATGGGCATAGTAAGGGTATTTTAGAAGTTGTAAAAACAATTAGAAGCAAATATTTGGATTTAGATATCATTGCAGGTAATATTTGTACAGCTGATGGTGCTGAGGCTTTATATAATGCTGGAGCTAATTGTGTTAAAGTTGGAATTGGTCCTGGTAGTATTTGTACAACAAGAGTTGTTGCAGGAGTTGGAGTACCTCAAATTACAGCAATTAATGATGTTTACAACTGGTCTATTAATAAAGATGTAACTTTAATTGCTGATGGTGGTATTAAGTATTCTGGTGATGTTGTTAAAGCTCTTGCAGCTGGTGCTCATTCTGTAATGTTAGGAAGCATGCTTGCTGGAACTGAAGAAGCTCCTGGTCAAGAAGTTATAATAAACAATAAACGTTATAAAACATATGTTGGAATGGGTTCATTAGCAGCTATGAAACGTGGAAGTAGTGATCGTTATTTCCAAAAAGGTGCTAAAAAATTAGTACCAGAA
This window of the Mesoplasma chauliocola genome carries:
- the guaA gene encoding glutamine-hydrolyzing GMP synthase, yielding MKNTQILILDFGSQYTQLLARRVREANIYTEVLPFDTNIEKIKDYPLLKGIILSGGPSSVYLQNAYKIDAAILNLDIAILGVCYGMQLLTQYFDGSVELADQQEFGKATITIDDETNLLFNNVDKNSQVWMSHADHVVKLPNDFKQIAHSDASVAAIAHNSKPIYGIQFHAEVTHSLQGKTMLENFLFNIAKCSKDWNLDDFIEQQIKLIRETVKDKNVILGLSGGVDSSVAAAIIGKAIGKQLTCIFVDTGLLRKDEAVEVMKAYKTNFDINIKLVDASDLFFSELKGLKEPEAKRKAIGKSFIDVFTNAAREFKDADFLAQGTIYPDVIESSSHGASSKTIKSHHNVGGLPEDLKFELIEPLRNLFKDEVRKVGFKLGLPEEMVNRHPFPGPGLGIRVIEEVTKEKVAILKEVDAIFIKKLREWNLYNSVSQAFVTLLPVKTVGVMGDNRTYDYVVALRSVNTIDFMTATSTHLPWEFLDEVVNEIINKVDNVNRVVYDVTSKPPGTIEWE
- the guaB gene encoding IMP dehydrogenase — translated: MNKDLNGKIISNAITFDDVLLVPNYSEVLPHEVCLKTKLTKNIELNIPIISAAMDTVTESELAIAIASIGGIGIVHKNLTIEQQANEIKIVKGVKPSKEFINACVDQKGCLRVGGAVGVNDETLVRVDALVKAGIDVLVVDSAHGHSKGILEVVKTIRSKYLDLDIIAGNICTADGAEALYNAGANCVKVGIGPGSICTTRVVAGVGVPQITAINDVYNWSINKDVTLIADGGIKYSGDVVKALAAGAHSVMLGSMLAGTEEAPGQEVIINNKRYKTYVGMGSLAAMKRGSSDRYFQKGAKKLVPEGIEAVVPYKGTLDEVVFQLVGGLRSGMGYTGSANIEHLRANGKFVKITGASLKESHPHDVEISAEAPNYK